A DNA window from Undibacterium sp. YM2 contains the following coding sequences:
- a CDS encoding PD-(D/E)XK nuclease family protein has protein sequence MLHNPQLIPAGPLFWQQTARAFLRAAKEQGWGREQERDFSGVRVIVPTYQHAHLLLRALGTVLQGNFIPPRIQTLFALLEMQAPDAALQNNAGGDASERLMGLYAELRQHPWLKKLFGARRNTDLLPLAQTLLTLSDELTAVLLPTVGKDKSKLEKDWQAALAQLPAPAQALLSEETQLVWSVWQSQLDGNDPQVKRYAQLLQIAAQASEPLLWIAPTLPNPMENAFLHAWAKKQSVLQISLDWRAHTLPQPYYHAWPGLQDAGSQHQQALTEYVATSHIRLCRATSLEDEAVQGAQTIINWLQGGKQSVAVVAQDRVVSRRMRALLERAQIMVADETGWKLSTTRAAAAIAAWLEVVTTRADTMALLDFLKSPYLLWKDPDNSEPEQDAIAAKADIVMRIELVLRRANVLGGWESVLAALDAGKDTGAASRWIRSMSRQAGNFTGRRSLSEWSALSLQVFFDLSMFNAFQADPAGAQIIQLLQKLQLACADLKTPFTFAEWRALMNLQLESTAFVFAHTDKRVVMLPLNGARLRPFDAVLLVGADASHLPSQASEILFFANAVRRECGLETRESRQQQQLRDFAELLLSNTDIVLSWQGSLNGEHNPVSPWLEQLGLTLERTQQGVLDSHPLDLPIRTMQVSTQHMPTPSAAALLPETLSASAYTSLVVCPYQFFAGRMLGLSALDELSGMPEKRDYGDWLHAILKRYHEELKAAQVSQPGVDKEALLRNISADFFADVLQKSPAALAYSVRWDKVIPAYVAWMQAHEEAGWQFDMGEIKNEKTLEWQGGQIMLKGRIDRIDRNTNGEVAVLDYKTKNLMDLRRRLKEGEDHQLPFYGLLTDLPVSSGNYVALELSQGKAGDVAADDFERWVSELALAIKASMSAIQKGASLPAHGVEANCQYCEMRGLCRKGAW, from the coding sequence ATGCTACATAATCCCCAACTGATACCTGCTGGCCCCCTCTTCTGGCAACAGACTGCCCGGGCTTTTTTGCGCGCTGCCAAAGAGCAGGGCTGGGGGCGAGAGCAAGAGCGGGATTTTTCCGGCGTAAGGGTGATCGTGCCTACTTATCAGCACGCCCATCTCCTGTTAAGGGCATTGGGGACAGTATTGCAGGGTAATTTTATCCCGCCACGCATACAAACCCTGTTTGCCTTGCTGGAAATGCAGGCACCGGATGCTGCACTGCAAAATAATGCCGGTGGTGATGCCAGTGAAAGACTGATGGGGCTATATGCTGAATTGCGGCAACATCCCTGGTTAAAGAAATTATTTGGTGCGCGCCGCAATACTGACTTGTTACCCCTGGCACAGACCCTGCTGACTTTATCCGATGAATTGACGGCTGTGTTATTGCCTACCGTAGGCAAGGATAAAAGCAAACTGGAAAAAGACTGGCAGGCCGCGCTGGCGCAATTGCCTGCGCCTGCGCAAGCCCTTTTATCAGAAGAAACACAACTGGTATGGTCAGTCTGGCAGAGTCAGCTCGATGGTAATGACCCGCAGGTAAAGCGCTATGCACAGTTATTGCAAATTGCTGCTCAGGCCAGTGAACCTTTGCTGTGGATAGCCCCAACCTTGCCCAACCCCATGGAAAATGCATTTCTGCATGCCTGGGCAAAGAAGCAAAGCGTATTGCAAATCAGTCTGGACTGGCGTGCGCATACCTTGCCGCAGCCTTATTACCATGCCTGGCCGGGTTTGCAGGATGCAGGCAGCCAGCATCAGCAGGCGCTGACTGAGTATGTAGCGACATCTCACATACGCCTGTGCCGCGCCACGTCGCTCGAAGATGAGGCGGTACAGGGTGCACAAACCATCATCAACTGGTTGCAGGGCGGCAAGCAAAGTGTGGCTGTGGTGGCGCAAGACCGCGTCGTATCGCGCCGCATGCGCGCCTTGCTGGAACGCGCACAGATCATGGTGGCTGATGAAACAGGCTGGAAGCTATCTACCACACGTGCTGCGGCAGCCATTGCCGCCTGGTTGGAAGTGGTGACGACGCGGGCCGATACCATGGCCTTGCTGGATTTCTTGAAGTCACCTTACCTGCTGTGGAAAGACCCGGATAATAGTGAACCCGAGCAAGATGCCATCGCTGCCAAGGCCGACATCGTCATGCGCATAGAGTTGGTCTTGCGCCGCGCCAATGTGCTGGGTGGCTGGGAATCGGTATTGGCTGCACTGGATGCGGGCAAGGATACCGGGGCAGCCAGCCGCTGGATCAGGTCCATGTCCAGGCAGGCTGGCAATTTCACCGGCAGGCGCAGCTTGTCTGAATGGAGTGCATTAAGCCTGCAGGTGTTCTTTGATCTCTCCATGTTCAATGCCTTCCAGGCAGACCCGGCGGGCGCGCAAATCATACAATTGCTACAGAAATTGCAGCTTGCCTGTGCGGACTTGAAAACCCCATTCACCTTTGCTGAATGGCGTGCCCTGATGAATCTGCAACTGGAGAGTACCGCATTTGTGTTCGCACATACCGACAAGCGCGTGGTCATGTTGCCGCTGAATGGCGCACGCCTGCGTCCCTTTGATGCGGTGTTATTGGTCGGTGCGGATGCGTCACACCTGCCATCGCAAGCCAGCGAGATTTTGTTTTTTGCAAATGCAGTCAGGCGTGAATGTGGTTTGGAAACCCGCGAATCACGCCAGCAACAGCAATTGCGTGATTTTGCCGAACTCTTGCTGAGTAATACTGACATCGTTTTATCCTGGCAGGGCAGCCTGAATGGCGAACATAATCCCGTCAGCCCCTGGCTGGAACAACTGGGTCTGACGCTGGAACGCACCCAGCAAGGTGTGCTGGACAGTCATCCTTTGGATTTGCCGATCAGGACCATGCAAGTCAGCACCCAGCACATGCCCACGCCCTCTGCCGCTGCGCTGTTGCCAGAGACTTTATCCGCCAGTGCCTATACAAGCCTGGTGGTGTGCCCTTACCAGTTTTTTGCCGGGCGCATGCTGGGTTTGAGTGCGCTGGATGAGCTGTCAGGCATGCCTGAAAAACGTGACTATGGCGACTGGCTGCATGCCATCCTCAAGCGTTACCATGAGGAATTGAAAGCTGCTCAAGTCAGTCAGCCTGGCGTGGATAAAGAAGCTTTGCTGCGCAATATCTCTGCTGATTTTTTTGCCGATGTCTTGCAAAAAAGCCCGGCGGCACTAGCTTATAGCGTGCGCTGGGATAAAGTCATTCCTGCCTATGTCGCCTGGATGCAGGCGCATGAAGAAGCTGGCTGGCAGTTCGACATGGGTGAAATCAAGAATGAAAAGACGCTGGAATGGCAGGGCGGCCAGATCATGCTGAAAGGTCGTATAGACCGCATAGACAGAAATACGAATGGCGAAGTGGCCGTACTCGATTACAAGACTAAAAATTTGATGGACCTGCGCAGGAGACTCAAGGAGGGAGAAGATCATCAACTGCCGTTTTATGGCTTGCTGACAGATTTGCCTGTCAGCTCAGGCAATTATGTGGCGCTGGAACTGAGCCAGGGCAAGGCTGGTGATGTCGCTGCTGACGATTTTGAACGCTGGGTTTCAGAACTGGCACTGGCGATTAAAGCCAGCATGTCTGCGATACAGAAAGGTGCGAGCTTGCCAGCCCATGGTGTAGAAGCAAATTGCCAGTATTGTGAAATGCGTGGCCTGTGTCGCAAGGGGGCTTGGTGA
- a CDS encoding UvrD-helicase domain-containing protein → MTESMQAPQYSQAYEVNGQAVSHAHFTATACDPRHSVVVEACAGSGKTWLLVSRMLRLLLAGAEPAELLAITFTRKAAQEMRERLMDLLHELALTDIAHVRQLLTERGIAEADLQNVIPLARGLYEKVLSSPQSLSLDTFHSWFGRLIQLAPLASGVPHGFTLVEASGDIQREAYGQLMQMLAQEEHANIKEALLFLYQEIGDFNAREMLEAFLDKRAEWWASNQQIELGGPLDWLRDLCGADLYQDARLSIWEDAQLYQRIAHMALVLGQGSKNNQANANKIEQGLTDGPSLDAFAMICDGFINGQGNIRSHNVKVRALITSIEKHLGLDQINAFEDECDAIVQALQQLQKRSAEKLVMQVNEALFAVGTAYLECYQGLKADQRVFDFADLEWQAYRLLSNEEYAAYLHSRLDARYKHILLDEFQDTNPLQWGIVQAWLEAYGDDGAKPSVFVVGDPKQSIYRFRRAEPRVFTAAQNMLAAQGARVLRTNQTRRNAPAIVDVLNVSMHGNPLFHAQTTASDADGAVWRLPLIGMAAPIDLEEAGEEEAAPSRFPLRNPLTTPLEEAENQQRYEEGRQVAQALLGIRAGQGLESFQWSEVMLLVKRRTHLSAYEKALREAGIPFVSSRRGGLLDALEVLDLIALLNFLMTPGDNRALAHVLKSPIMAASDEDLIALAMRDEATWWKRLQTLTLDLASTEDDSCPVLQRAASLLQQWMEASYYLPVHDLLDRILHQGEVLQRYAQASSVAQRSQVMGNIHSFTELALNLDAGRYPSLPKFIAALSALRRGGDSDAPDESAVDSAADAVRILTIHSAKGLEAKIVVMLDANHSESMKDRIGVLCQWPLQAGEERHFSVFGKKDQRGAARDRFFAQEEAQATQENWNLLYVAITRAKQILILSGVQSGKKQLAPSWYGYLDHVEEKLPAAANIENEIQQHQSFSMAVFDPLPCLQKSWYWK, encoded by the coding sequence ATGACTGAGTCCATGCAGGCCCCTCAATACTCGCAGGCTTATGAAGTCAATGGCCAGGCTGTCAGCCATGCCCACTTCACGGCAACCGCATGTGACCCGCGCCATAGCGTTGTCGTCGAGGCTTGTGCTGGCAGTGGCAAGACCTGGCTGCTGGTGTCGCGCATGTTGCGCCTCTTGCTGGCTGGGGCCGAACCGGCAGAATTATTGGCGATTACCTTTACCCGCAAGGCTGCTCAGGAAATGCGCGAACGCCTCATGGATTTGCTGCATGAACTGGCGCTGACAGATATCGCCCATGTGCGGCAATTGCTGACTGAGCGCGGCATAGCCGAAGCTGACTTGCAGAATGTCATCCCGCTGGCACGTGGCTTGTATGAAAAGGTCTTGTCCAGCCCGCAATCGCTATCATTGGATACCTTCCATAGCTGGTTTGGCCGCCTGATACAACTGGCACCGCTGGCATCTGGCGTGCCGCATGGCTTTACGCTTGTCGAGGCCAGTGGCGACATACAGCGCGAAGCCTATGGCCAGCTCATGCAGATGCTGGCTCAGGAAGAGCATGCCAACATCAAGGAAGCACTGCTGTTCCTGTATCAGGAAATTGGTGACTTCAATGCCCGCGAAATGCTGGAAGCCTTTCTCGACAAGCGGGCCGAGTGGTGGGCCAGCAACCAGCAAATTGAACTAGGTGGCCCGCTGGACTGGTTGCGTGATTTATGCGGCGCAGACCTGTATCAGGATGCACGGCTCAGCATCTGGGAAGATGCCCAGCTATATCAGCGCATTGCCCACATGGCCCTGGTATTGGGACAGGGTTCAAAAAATAACCAGGCCAATGCCAATAAGATAGAGCAAGGCCTGACAGATGGCCCCAGCCTGGATGCCTTTGCCATGATTTGTGATGGCTTCATCAATGGGCAAGGCAATATCCGCTCACACAATGTCAAGGTCAGGGCGCTGATCACATCCATAGAAAAACATCTGGGCCTGGACCAGATCAATGCCTTTGAAGATGAATGTGACGCGATAGTGCAGGCACTGCAGCAACTGCAAAAACGCAGCGCCGAAAAATTGGTCATGCAAGTCAATGAAGCCCTGTTTGCTGTCGGCACAGCTTATCTTGAATGCTACCAAGGCCTGAAGGCTGACCAAAGGGTATTTGATTTTGCTGACCTCGAATGGCAGGCATATAGACTGCTCAGTAATGAAGAATATGCAGCCTACCTGCATAGCCGTCTCGATGCACGTTACAAACATATCTTGCTGGATGAATTCCAGGATACCAACCCCTTGCAATGGGGCATAGTGCAAGCCTGGCTGGAAGCCTATGGGGATGATGGTGCCAAGCCCAGTGTGTTTGTAGTGGGTGACCCCAAACAGTCTATTTATCGTTTTCGTCGTGCCGAACCCAGGGTGTTTACCGCTGCACAAAATATGCTGGCAGCGCAGGGAGCAAGGGTGTTGCGCACCAACCAGACGCGCAGGAATGCACCCGCGATTGTTGATGTACTCAATGTCAGCATGCATGGCAACCCTTTGTTTCATGCACAGACGACAGCTTCTGATGCAGATGGTGCAGTCTGGCGTTTGCCATTGATAGGCATGGCCGCGCCCATTGATCTTGAAGAGGCAGGCGAAGAAGAAGCTGCGCCTTCACGTTTCCCTCTGCGTAATCCGCTGACAACTCCGCTTGAAGAAGCAGAAAACCAGCAACGCTATGAAGAGGGCAGGCAAGTCGCGCAGGCTTTGCTGGGCATACGCGCCGGACAGGGCTTGGAGAGCTTTCAATGGAGTGAGGTGATGTTGCTGGTCAAGCGCCGCACGCATTTGTCTGCCTATGAAAAAGCCTTGCGCGAAGCAGGCATCCCATTCGTGTCCAGTCGTCGTGGCGGCTTGCTGGATGCGCTGGAAGTGCTGGATTTGATCGCACTATTAAATTTCCTGATGACGCCAGGCGACAACCGTGCATTGGCGCATGTGTTAAAGTCGCCCATCATGGCAGCCAGTGATGAGGATCTGATTGCGCTGGCCATGCGCGATGAAGCGACCTGGTGGAAGCGTCTGCAAACCTTGACTTTGGACTTGGCCTCGACGGAAGATGATTCTTGTCCAGTTCTGCAACGCGCCGCCAGCTTGCTGCAGCAATGGATGGAGGCATCTTATTATTTGCCCGTGCATGATTTGCTGGACCGCATCCTGCATCAAGGCGAGGTCTTGCAGCGCTATGCGCAAGCGTCGTCAGTTGCCCAGCGTAGCCAGGTCATGGGCAATATCCATAGTTTTACTGAACTGGCTTTGAATCTGGATGCCGGGCGTTACCCCAGTTTGCCCAAATTTATCGCTGCCCTGAGCGCCTTGCGCCGCGGCGGTGACAGTGACGCCCCCGATGAATCTGCAGTTGATAGCGCGGCTGACGCTGTACGTATATTGACCATCCACAGTGCCAAGGGGCTGGAGGCAAAGATCGTCGTCATGCTGGACGCCAATCACAGTGAATCCATGAAAGACAGGATAGGTGTCTTGTGCCAGTGGCCCTTGCAAGCGGGTGAAGAAAGGCATTTTTCTGTCTTTGGCAAAAAAGACCAGCGCGGCGCTGCGCGTGACCGGTTTTTTGCGCAGGAAGAAGCCCAGGCCACGCAAGAAAACTGGAATCTCCTATATGTCGCCATCACCCGTGCCAAGCAGATATTGATACTTAGCGGTGTACAGAGCGGGAAAAAGCAATTAGCGCCCAGTTGGTATGGCTATCTCGATCATGTAGAAGAAAAATTACCGGCTGCGGCTAATATTGAGAATGAAATACAGCAGCATCAGTCGTTCAGTATGGCAGTATTTGACCCCCTGCCATGCCTGCAGAAGAGCTGGTACTGGAAGTGA
- a CDS encoding DUF904 domain-containing protein produces the protein MISEFELLAEKVKQLVVLAHTLRSENARLRNDVTSLMTQNTDLQQRMHQAHDRVSALLAQLPAEVLNDKEAA, from the coding sequence ATGATTTCCGAATTCGAATTGCTCGCTGAAAAAGTGAAACAGCTAGTCGTGCTGGCGCACACCTTGCGCAGCGAAAATGCCAGACTGCGTAATGATGTGACCTCATTGATGACGCAAAACACAGACTTGCAACAACGCATGCACCAGGCTCATGACCGTGTCTCTGCCTTGCTGGCGCAACTGCCAGCCGAGGTCTTGAATGACAAGGAGGCGGCATGA
- a CDS encoding cell division protein ZapA has translation MIQVDVNIMGQSYKLSCREGEDRALREAAAYLDGKMSAIRDAAKVKGTDRIAVMAALSMTTELLATKSPEGPLSGLSLAEVKQKINEMHDIMDQALTPQEKLF, from the coding sequence GTGATACAGGTCGATGTCAATATCATGGGGCAGAGTTACAAGCTCAGTTGCCGTGAGGGTGAAGACCGTGCCCTGCGCGAAGCTGCTGCCTACCTTGATGGCAAAATGTCTGCCATACGGGATGCTGCAAAAGTCAAGGGTACTGACAGGATCGCGGTCATGGCAGCATTGAGCATGACCACAGAGCTATTGGCGACCAAATCACCCGAAGGCCCTTTGTCTGGCTTGTCTCTGGCAGAAGTCAAACAAAAGATCAATGAAATGCATGACATCATGGATCAGGCTTTGACTCCACAAGAAAAACTATTTTGA
- a CDS encoding EVE domain-containing protein: protein MAYWLMKSEPDEISIDDVLALPSIPWFGVRNYQARNFMRDGMKVGDGVLFYHSSCAEPGIAGLAEVASTAYPDHTQFEKDSKYFDPKATQETPRWMMVDVKAKRKTRLLSLAELRTYPELADMTVLQKGSRLSITPVKPDEWRFIQKLLKEQV from the coding sequence ATGGCATATTGGTTGATGAAGTCTGAACCGGATGAGATCAGTATTGACGATGTACTGGCTTTGCCCAGCATCCCCTGGTTTGGCGTACGCAATTACCAGGCACGTAATTTCATGCGCGATGGCATGAAGGTAGGTGATGGTGTGCTGTTTTACCATTCCAGTTGCGCTGAACCTGGCATCGCCGGTCTGGCCGAGGTGGCCAGCACTGCTTACCCTGATCACACCCAGTTTGAAAAAGACAGTAAATACTTTGATCCCAAAGCGACCCAGGAAACCCCGCGCTGGATGATGGTGGATGTCAAGGCCAAGCGCAAGACCCGCTTGCTGAGCCTGGCAGAACTCAGGACTTACCCTGAACTCGCGGATATGACGGTGCTGCAAAAAGGCAGCCGCCTGTCGATTACTCCAGTCAAGCCAGATGAGTGGCGCTTCATACAGAAACTGTTGAAGGAACAGGTTTGA
- the ybiB gene encoding DNA-binding protein YbiB, whose product MKFSPFTANFATESVEPLAAAKFIKEIGRGKDGARSMTQTDAATLYAAMLAGRVSDLELGGILLSMRIKGESIEEISGFLQAAQPYIFPLQAPADSPYAPVVIPTYNGARKKANLTPLLALLLAQRGVPVLVHGVRTDTGRVATAEIFQALGLPLVTSSEQVLEQLQQKQPAFMPIDALSPAMAHLLSLRRILGVRNSTHTLVKLLQPFVVPALRLSSYTHPEYLLMLQDYFSRCAPVEAGDVFLMRGTEGEAVASTGRAQQIDWFHAGQGTTLVPAQQEPLAEVPAVPGSIDANTTAAWIRSVLAGEIAVPENITVQVEHCASIAQRLRQQS is encoded by the coding sequence TTGAAATTTTCTCCATTCACTGCAAATTTTGCGACAGAGTCGGTCGAGCCCCTTGCCGCGGCCAAATTCATCAAGGAAATAGGTCGCGGCAAAGATGGCGCGCGCAGCATGACACAGACCGATGCGGCGACTTTATATGCCGCCATGCTGGCTGGACGGGTATCTGACCTGGAGTTGGGCGGTATCTTGCTCTCCATGCGCATCAAAGGCGAGTCCATAGAAGAAATTTCTGGCTTCCTGCAGGCGGCGCAACCGTATATTTTTCCGCTGCAAGCACCTGCAGATAGTCCTTATGCCCCGGTAGTCATACCCACTTACAATGGCGCCCGCAAGAAAGCCAATCTGACGCCTTTGCTGGCTTTGCTGCTGGCGCAGCGCGGTGTACCTGTGCTGGTGCACGGTGTACGCACAGATACCGGACGGGTCGCCACGGCTGAGATCTTCCAGGCCCTGGGCCTGCCTTTGGTGACCAGCTCAGAACAAGTGCTGGAACAGTTGCAGCAAAAGCAGCCAGCCTTTATGCCCATAGACGCCTTATCGCCCGCAATGGCGCATTTGCTGAGTTTGCGCCGTATCCTGGGTGTGCGCAACTCCACCCATACCCTGGTCAAACTCTTGCAACCTTTTGTCGTGCCTGCCTTGCGCCTGAGTTCTTACACCCATCCAGAATATCTGCTGATGCTGCAAGACTATTTTTCCCGCTGCGCACCTGTTGAAGCTGGGGATGTATTCCTCATGCGTGGTACCGAGGGTGAAGCTGTCGCCAGCACGGGCCGGGCCCAGCAGATAGACTGGTTTCATGCCGGGCAGGGAACTACCCTGGTGCCCGCTCAGCAAGAGCCCCTGGCGGAAGTGCCTGCTGTACCTGGCAGCATAGATGCCAATACGACTGCGGCATGGATCAGGTCCGTACTGGCGGGTGAGATTGCCGTGCCTGAAAATATTACTGTGCAAGTGGAGCATTGCGCCAGCATTGCACAGCGTTTGCGACAACAAAGCTAA
- a CDS encoding transposase: MSRPLRVEFAGALYHVTSRGDRREDIYIDDEDRQEWLTVLAEVCDRFNWVVHAYCEMSNHYHLLVETVDGNLSRGMRQLNGLYTQRFNRKHKQVGHLFQGRYKAILVQKEAHLLELSRYVVLNPVRAKMVDLPEDWPWSSYDYCMNDKHAPEWLDTDWLLGQFGKSRKRARVAYAKFVLEGVGLPSPLLATRHQLLLGDDEFVEKYQHQLRPEDLREVSLAHRRSIALPLATYQQQYTNRDEAMYRAYHSGAYTMAEIAEFFTVHYMTVSRAVRKFEAQ; this comes from the coding sequence ATGTCCAGACCCCTACGTGTAGAATTCGCCGGAGCTTTGTATCACGTCACTTCTCGCGGAGACAGGCGTGAGGACATTTATATTGATGATGAAGACCGGCAAGAGTGGTTGACTGTGCTGGCAGAGGTCTGTGACCGCTTTAACTGGGTAGTGCATGCCTACTGCGAGATGAGTAATCATTATCATCTGTTGGTAGAAACCGTGGATGGTAATTTGTCGCGCGGCATGCGCCAGCTCAATGGCTTGTACACCCAGCGTTTCAATCGCAAGCACAAGCAAGTCGGGCATTTGTTCCAGGGCAGGTACAAGGCTATCCTGGTGCAAAAAGAAGCGCACCTATTAGAGTTGTCACGCTACGTTGTACTTAATCCCGTACGTGCAAAAATGGTGGACCTGCCAGAAGACTGGCCGTGGAGTAGCTATGACTACTGCATGAACGACAAGCATGCGCCAGAGTGGCTTGATACTGACTGGCTGCTGGGGCAGTTTGGTAAAAGCCGCAAACGGGCGCGTGTTGCCTATGCAAAGTTTGTGCTGGAAGGAGTGGGCTTGCCATCACCTCTGCTGGCGACCAGACATCAGTTGCTATTGGGCGATGATGAGTTTGTCGAAAAATACCAGCATCAATTGCGGCCTGAAGATCTGCGTGAAGTGTCGCTGGCACATCGCCGTTCCATTGCACTCCCTCTAGCTACTTACCAGCAGCAATATACAAATCGAGATGAGGCCATGTATCGTGCCTATCATTCCGGTGCTTACACCATGGCAGAAATAGCAGAATTTTTTACTGTGCATTACATGACGGTTAGCCGGGCGGTGCGAAAATTCGAGGCGCAATGA
- a CDS encoding TonB-dependent receptor, whose protein sequence is MRKTISQQLHKGVSLSVIALAVAAAFPMQAAWAQAATPAAKNDGTQLETVIVTANRRAENIKEVPMSISAIKGEALDTYNASGQDIRFLAARVPSLNVESDFGRSFPRFYIRGLGNTDFDLNASQPVGLVYDEVVQESPMLKGFPVFDVDQVEILRGPQGTLFGRNSPAGVLKFDSAKPTRRFEGYGNIGFGNYKAINLEGAINVPLNPDWAMRFSAQSQTRDDRVTNPRSTGEKNLEGYRDNAARLQFSYKNGDFSALVNLHGRDMSGNATLFRANIIQKGTNELVPGFDYGSYPTDGLNSQKLQSSGGSLRLRWDLPGMSLHSITAYDKAKFYSRADVDGGYGASFMPTMGPGFIPFPAETADGLPSLKQITQEFRVESNTKDPLQWIAGLYYFSEDLQVDSFDYNSFAPGNPQDGYAVQHQNAKSWAAFGTVNYAVNDQFKLRGGLRYTSDKKDFDAQRTWTPGTAFGTPGTPVLRANPSATNISWDLGANYTLDKATSVFARIATGYRAPSIQGRVLFGDSISVANSEKTLSFEAGIKKDILDNTARISATVFQYTAKDLQLTAGSGAVNQNKLVNADKAVGQGFEMDLQANLSRNWKTTLGISYNDTEIKDDKLFVAPCGNGCTVTNPAGPVKGTVLIGGNPLPRAPKWVGNFSLRYSTQIGEGTLYANTDWSYKDTYNMFLYEAKEYKAKSLLEGGVRVGYMWADGKYELAAYGRNITNKQQVIAAIDFNNLTGILNEPRNFGVQFKANF, encoded by the coding sequence ATGCGCAAAACTATTTCTCAGCAATTGCACAAGGGGGTCAGCCTCAGCGTGATCGCCCTGGCGGTTGCTGCAGCCTTCCCCATGCAGGCTGCCTGGGCTCAGGCTGCCACGCCTGCAGCAAAAAATGATGGTACGCAACTGGAAACAGTCATCGTTACCGCCAACCGTCGTGCAGAAAACATCAAGGAAGTACCGATGTCCATTTCTGCCATCAAAGGCGAGGCTCTCGATACTTACAATGCCAGCGGTCAGGATATTCGTTTCCTGGCGGCGCGCGTACCCAGCCTGAACGTAGAATCCGACTTTGGCCGCTCCTTCCCACGCTTCTATATCCGTGGTCTGGGCAATACCGATTTCGATCTGAACGCATCCCAGCCAGTTGGCCTGGTGTATGACGAGGTCGTGCAAGAAAGCCCTATGCTGAAAGGCTTCCCGGTATTTGACGTAGATCAGGTAGAAATTCTGCGCGGCCCACAAGGCACGCTGTTTGGCCGCAACTCGCCAGCCGGTGTACTGAAGTTTGACTCTGCCAAGCCTACCCGCCGTTTTGAGGGTTATGGCAATATCGGCTTTGGTAACTACAAGGCGATCAATCTGGAAGGTGCGATCAACGTACCACTGAATCCAGACTGGGCAATGCGCTTCTCGGCACAATCACAAACACGTGATGACCGCGTTACCAATCCACGTTCCACCGGTGAGAAAAACCTCGAAGGCTACCGCGATAACGCCGCCCGCCTGCAATTCTCGTATAAAAACGGTGATTTCAGCGCCCTGGTGAATTTGCATGGCCGCGACATGTCTGGCAATGCCACCCTGTTCCGTGCCAATATCATACAAAAAGGTACGAATGAACTGGTACCTGGTTTTGACTATGGCAGCTACCCTACTGACGGCCTGAACAGCCAGAAGCTGCAGTCCTCAGGCGGCAGCTTGCGTCTGCGCTGGGATTTGCCAGGCATGAGTCTGCATTCCATCACTGCGTATGACAAGGCAAAATTCTATAGCCGCGCAGACGTCGATGGCGGCTACGGTGCATCCTTCATGCCAACCATGGGCCCAGGCTTTATCCCCTTCCCTGCTGAAACCGCAGATGGCTTGCCTAGCCTGAAACAGATCACGCAAGAGTTCCGTGTCGAGTCCAATACCAAAGACCCATTGCAATGGATCGCCGGTCTGTACTACTTCAGCGAAGACCTGCAAGTAGACAGCTTTGACTACAATTCCTTCGCACCAGGTAATCCACAGGACGGCTATGCTGTTCAACATCAGAATGCAAAATCCTGGGCCGCTTTCGGTACTGTGAACTATGCAGTCAATGACCAGTTCAAGCTGCGCGGCGGCCTGCGTTACACCAGCGACAAAAAAGATTTTGACGCGCAACGTACCTGGACACCTGGCACGGCATTTGGCACACCTGGCACACCAGTACTGCGTGCCAACCCTTCTGCGACCAACATCAGCTGGGACCTGGGTGCCAACTACACACTGGATAAAGCAACGTCCGTGTTTGCCCGTATCGCTACAGGTTATCGTGCACCAAGCATACAGGGTCGCGTCCTGTTCGGCGACAGCATCTCTGTAGCCAACTCAGAAAAGACCCTGTCTTTCGAAGCCGGTATCAAGAAAGACATCCTGGATAACACGGCACGTATCAGCGCCACTGTATTCCAGTACACGGCCAAAGACTTGCAACTGACCGCTGGCAGCGGCGCAGTGAACCAGAACAAGCTGGTCAATGCTGACAAGGCCGTTGGCCAGGGCTTTGAAATGGATTTGCAGGCCAACCTCAGCCGCAACTGGAAAACCACCTTGGGTATCAGCTATAACGATACCGAAATCAAGGATGACAAACTGTTCGTCGCCCCTTGCGGTAACGGCTGTACAGTGACAAATCCTGCTGGCCCGGTCAAAGGCACAGTGCTGATCGGTGGCAATCCACTGCCACGCGCACCTAAATGGGTAGGTAACTTCTCACTGCGTTATTCCACACAAATCGGTGAAGGCACGCTGTATGCCAATACCGACTGGTCTTACAAGGACACTTACAATATGTTCCTGTATGAAGCCAAGGAATACAAAGCCAAGTCCCTGCTCGAAGGCGGTGTACGCGTAGGCTATATGTGGGCTGACGGCAAATATGAACTCGCTGCTTATGGTCGCAACATCACCAACAAGCAACAAGTCATCGCCGCGATCGACTTCAACAACCTGACAGGTATCCTGAATGAACCACGCAATTTTGGCGTGCAGTTCAAGGCTAACTTCTGA